The Poriferisphaera corsica DNA segment TCGTTTTGAAGAGCATGATGCGATCGCCGTTACGAAAGATGTCGTAATCGATAAGCCGATATGGTATTGGTTTGCGATTGCCGGATTGGCATTCCTGATTATTGAATGGTGGTTTTATCAACGAAAGCCAGGTGGCTGGTCACGTCAGCTTGGGTAATTAGGACATATTGTCCATCGAAATAGTACATAAATAAACGATCGCATTCGTGCGATCGTTTTTGTGCTAATTTGAATACCATTAATAAATAATGGAGGGGATGCTGTCATCTTTAAGAAGATCGTTGAGTGTGCGTTTTTCCTGAGTAAGAATGAGGCGATTGACTTCTTCAGTACTAAGTGTTTGGGTATGGCTATCGGCGTAAGTGATGGAGATCATTTCATCACCGGGCTTAGGCGCTTGGATATAACAAATAATATCACTGGCTAGATTGATTGATGGGTTATGTATTGCGAGGTAGATCGTGTCTGTGTTAGATGCTGTCATATCCATGTAACGGTTGTGAAGTGATTTTGATGACGTTGATTCTAGGGCAGAAGTGGTTGTGTCATCAGGCTGTTTTGTGAGCATGATTTGCGGGGTTTGATAGTTATCATCGCTGATAACGGTTGTTGCTTTGATGTTTGGTTCTTTGTTGCCGATACCAATGAGCCCGATTGCAGCTAAGCCAATCACAAATCCTCCGACAACTGTCAGAGAAGTTTTCACCCAAATACCTGATGTTGCAGCGGCTACAGAGGCTGTAGCTGCTGATGATGTTGTCGAGGAGAAAAGTGACAGTTTGCCAAGTTGTGTGGCCAAAGTTAATGGAACCGCTTGAGCTTCGTATTGTGTGAGAAGAATTAATAATGGTGATATTGACATGACGATGCCACGAGATTGCAACTTCTTACGTAATTCTTCAATTGCATGCTTCATACGCCGGGACATGGTTGCGGGGGAGAGATGATGTGTTTCAGAAAGTTCCCGTTGCGATTTGCCCATCAGGAAGTGATCAATCAGAATGATGCGCATTTCCTCAGGCATGTCTGCGATCGTTTGATCGAGTTGTGGGAAAACGTCCGCCCATTCAGCTGGTGTTAAGTTTCGCTTTCGTTCCAACTCAGCTTGATACGCTTGCTCACGCGAGCGGCGAGCTGTATTGGAGCGAAGCATATCCAAACAAAGATGGGTAGCTGCTCGATGAAGCCAGGCCGGCAGACAGCGAGAAACCTGCTCGGGTTTTCGCATCAGCCGATAAAATGTTTCTTGGGTCGCGTCTTCTGCAAGAGAGCGATCCGTGAGAACTCGTGAACAGGTATTGTAAACCAGCGCGGAGTATCGCCGCATGATTGCATCGAACGCTTGTGCGTCCCCTTTCTCGCGGTAAAGTGCGAGCAACTCCAAGTCAGCGGTATTATCGGCTTGAGTACTTGTCATGTTAATTCTCGTTCTATGACGCCTGTCTGTGTCCTGTGAGTGATGCCCTTTGCGCATGCGAGCTGTCTAGGCTTAGTTTACACGATGTGGCTATTAATAAAGACGGAGTACTCAATAAACCGTTTCATATTAATAGAGATATGAGTTTGATTTCGCCTACCGGTATTTGTGCCGTATTGCACGGCAGGTAGCTATAACCAATTGTATATTAAGAGGTAACGTTGAAGATACTCGTCACTGGGGCCACAGGTTATATTGGTGGAAGGCTGGTGCCTAAGCTATTGGCTGCAGGGCACCAAGTGCGCATATTGGTGCGTGATGCTTCACGCATTTCGGAGAGAGATTGGACAGATCAAGTTGAAATTGCAGAGGGTAATCTGTTTGATCGAGAAAGTATGACCCAAGCACTGACAGGCATCGAAGCGGCTTATTATTTAGTTCATTCGATGTGGGAGGGTAAAGGTTTTGAAACCAAAGATCGTGAGGCCGCTAATCTTTTTGTTTCGATATGTCAGGAACAGATTGAGCAAGGGGCGAATCAACTCACACATATTGTGTATCTAGGCGGGTTACAACCTGCGCCCGATCGGCAATCACGATTGCCCGTTGTCGTGAGTCGGCATCTGCAAAGTCGTGCTGAGGTAGGACAGATTTTGCGTGATGGATTGCCAGATCTCGTGACAGAATTTCGTGCTGGCCCTGTTATTGGTTCTGGCAGTGCATCTTTTGAGATGGTTCGTTATCTTACCGAGCGTCTTCCTGTTATGGTCGCACCACGATGGATATCCAATCCTGTACATCCAATCAGCATTCGAAACATTCTTGATTATCTAGTTGCAGCAGTGGCATGTGAACCTGTTGGTATTGTAGATGTCGGTGCAGATCGCCTCACCTTTAAGCAGATGATGAATATCTATGCGAAAGTTAGAGGATTGCGCCGTATTATCATCCCTGTTCCTGTTCTAACACCTGGGCTTGCATCTCATTGGGTTGGTCTGGTCACTCCTATCCCCAATAAACTTGCAAGACCATTGATTGAAGGCGTGATTGAGCCGCTTAATCTTCAAAATAATCAAGCAGAAAAATGTTTCCCAGAAATTACCGTGATGAAGTATGAGGAAGCTGTACGTCGCGCGATTCATCGAATTGAAGAAAGTGATGTCGATACGCGTTGGAGTGATGCACTTAATCTGAAGGATTTGCCTGCGGAGGTTGCTGAGCTCAAAGACTGGGAAGGGATAAGCACCGAGGTTAGGCGAATTCAGGTGAATGCATCGGCTGAACAGATCTATCGTGTGGTTAGTTCTCTGGGAGGTGAGACAGGCTGGCTTGTTTGGGAATGGGCTTGGTGGATTCGTGGTGCACTAGATCGTGCTGTAGGTGGGCCTGGCTTGCGTCGTGGTAGGCGTGACCCGCATCGAGTTTTGCCTGGCGAAGCAATTGATTTTTGGCGTGTTGAATTAGTTGAAGAACCGCGGTTATTACGACTTCGTGCAGAAATGAAACTTCCAGGCAAGGCATGGCTGCAATGGGACATCAAACCTGAGGACAATCAAACCTGCACACTTATACAGACCGCAATGTTTGAACCCAAAGGTTTGCTCGGCACCCTCTATTGGTACTCACTCTATCCAATTCATCGATTCATTTTTACCGATATGATCGAAGCAATCGCAAAACATGCAGAATCAAAAACCAGTTAAACATTCATGGCGATATTCTTTGTATTGACCATGCGCCTTGTTCATCCTGTGAATACAGTAAACGATCATGCAGCCGATTGGTTCTGCCCTGCCAAAATTCAATTTTGACCGGCTTTACACAATATCCACCCCATTCTTCTGGCCGCTCAATTTCTCTATCCGCAAATAGATCTTCAAGTGTTTCGAGTTCAGACTCTAAGACCTTGCGATTCGCGATAGGTTTACTCTGTTCTGATGCCATGGCTCCAAGTTGCGACCCCTTCGGCCGACTTAAGAAATACTCATCCGATTGTTCTTCTGAAACCTTACTCACGCCACCTAAGATCTTGACTTGTCTTTCAAGCGCAGGCCAATAAAAAACCAACGTTGCGTATGGGTGCTCTTCCAGTTGCTGTCCTTTGGTTGAACGATAGTTTGTATAAAATACAAACCCTCTCTGATCAAACGATTTCATCAGCACAATTCGAGCGTCCGGCATTCCCGACGGATCAACCGTTGCCAGCGTCATCGCATTCGGCTCAAACCATTCACCTTTATTAGCAGTCAACGCTTCATCAAACCACTTACGAAATTGCTCGATCGGATCTGCATTTGCATCCCGTTTTCGTAATGAACCCATGTCAAAGTCTCGTCGCATCGCATCTATCGACATTCTCAATACTCCCGCCCTCAGCGTAATAGCTGAGTGATATACATTTGTGAATCAACTGCATTATCTTAAGAAAAAAAAAGCTCGCCGTCAGCAAGGCTAACCAAATAGTGATGTCGGAGAGATGAATGACGGTTCGTCACGCGCAGCCGAATTAACTTCCGTGGATACAGGGTAATATGTCATCTCATCAGCAGGGTAGGGCGCTAAAATACTATCTAAACCTTTCGCCGTCTGATTATCCGCGTCTAACCATTGGTTATATTTTTCGCGGGGTACAATCACAGGCATCCGTTCATGCAACTCGCCAACAATTTCATTCGCCTTTGTTGTGATGATCGTGACCGTATCCACCTCAGCTCCGCCCGGATCCAAATATGTGTCCCACAAGCCCGCGAAAGCAAAAAGTGAGTCATCCAGCATTTTGATATAATGCGGCGTTTTTTTGCCCTTAACGATCTGTTTCCATTCATAAAATCCCGAGGCCGGTATCAAGCACCGCTTCAGTTTATAAAGCCCGCGAAATGATGGTTTTTCACGTAACGTTTCCGCACGCGCATTAATCATTTTCGTTCCGATTGACGGGTCCTTCGTCCATGAAGGGATCAACCCCCAATACGCATACGCAATCTCACGTTTTTTGGTGTCAAGATCCGTCCGAGCTATAGGTATGGGCTGTGTTGGCGCAATGTTATATCTCGGCTTTAAGTAAAACGATAACGCCACCTTAAGCATCGCTTCAAGTGCTCGTTCTTCATGTGTTAATACATATCGTCCACACATACCCGTATTATACGCGGACAGTGGAACTCAAAGATCTATTTTTTGGTGTGTGTTGCTTTTTTCAAAGCAGAAATTTCATGAGCTGTTAACAGTCTGAATGAACCGTTCGCGACACCCTTCAACCTTAATGGCCCAATCCCAACACGCTTCAATTTCCGTACGTTATAACCAAGCTGGGCTAGTAGCCTACGGATTTCGCGGTTTTGACCTTCTTTCAATGAAATACCAATGGTCGTCCGGTCACCGCGGAATCGGTCGCGCTCAACCCCCAAAATTTTGACAGACAAGGCCGATGCTTTTTTCGATTTTGGCGCGTTCCACGAAGTAGCCGATTGGTTGGCAAGGAACAACCCTTTTTTCATTCGAGCAGCATCTTCTTCTGTCAGCCGCCCTTTAATCTTTACCTGATATTGCTTGATGATCTCATACCGCGGGTGCGTTAATTTGTTCGCCATCTCACCATCATTGGTCAGCAAGATCAGGCCGGTTGAATCCGCATCCAGTCGGCCCACAGGAAACAGTCTTGGATTGCCGGGGATGTTGACAAGATCAATCACACGACGTCGACCTTCCGGGTCGTCATTCGTGGAAATCACACCCTTCGGCTTGTTCAGCATCACATAAAATTTCCGCCCCTTTGTTGCTTTCAGTTTGGGCGTATTGATTGGCTCCCCAAATACTTCAATCCGATCTTTTTCCGGATCAACCCAAGCCGGTAACGTCGTTACTTTTTCGCCATTGACCATGACCCGCCCCTGCTCAATTAACGCCTCACAATCGCGCCGAGACGCCACACCAGCCTCTGCCATCGCCTTCTGCAAACGTATGCCACGTGAAGCATCGGTATAACTGTTGGATTTCTGCTTAGCAGTTTTCTTTTTCGATGTCTTCTTTTTGGTATTCCCCGGTGCTTTACTTGGGGTCGCGCTTTTTGCTGCAGCTTCTTTTTGGTTCGCTTTTTTCTTAGCAGCTTTTCGATCCGCCTCATTGCGCGTGATCATATCCGCAATAGATTCAGCACCTTTTTTAACAGGCGCATTGCGACGGAACGTATTATCTGATTGAGTCATGTTGAAATGCTTTTGTTTCCCGCATTTGAGCTGTAATTTCCAGACTTCACTTTTTGCACTTCATTGAATGCAAAGCTCCGTCTGCAAATTTTTACAACTTCCGGGGGGGAGCGGCGATTCACATCGCGGCTGTCAGGTTAGTCATATTGCCAGCCCATTGCAGGCCAGCCAGTCAAATATTGTAGCCCATTCAACCACCAAAACGAAATCCCCTCTTCCGCAGCAATGTTTACTGTATTGCAGCCTACCTCAGAATTAATCGAATTCATCACCTTTAAACGTCGAACCGAGGTACAGCTTCCTCACTTGCTCATTATTGATAATCTCTTTGGGTGTTCCCTCTGCGAACACATTCCCCTCGAAAATCACATACACCCGATCACACACCGACAAAATATGTTGCACGTTATGGTCTGTGACCAGCATCGCAATATTCTGCTCATCTCTCAGCCGCCGAATCTCACGCTGTAAATCCTCAACCGCCACCGGATCCACCCCACTAAACGGCTCGTCCAGTAGAATCAATTGCGGCTCCGTAATCAGCGCTCTCGCAATCTCCAACTTGCGGCGTTCACCGCCCGACAATGTTCTTGCCGGCTGTTTCCTCGTCTTCGTTAGATCAAACTGCGTCATCAGCTCTTCAGCCTTCTCACGCTGCTGAGCCCGTGTTAATGGCCGTGTCTCCAAAATAGCCATCAAATTATCCTGAACCGACAGCCGCTGGAAAATCGAAGGCTCCTGAGATAGATACCCCATCCCCCGCTGCGCTCGTTGATACATCGCCAGCTTTGTTACATCTTGACCATCAAAAATGATTTGCCCCGAGTCCGGCGTCAGCATTCCCACCGTCATCCTAAAGCTCGTTGTCTTCCCCGCACCATTACGCCCCAGCAATCCGACGATCTCACGTTCGGATACATCAAACGACACATCATTCACGACCGTGCGGCCCGTGAACGTCTTCATCAAGTTGTTGACTTTCAGAATATACATCTCAACTCCACATCATACACCCATGCCGCCATCATGACACCCCTTCCTATCAATCACTTTAAACCTTGTGGATGAAACAGCTTGCATTATTAACTCTCTGGGGAAATTATCACGCATCGCTTGCCACCTCTCTGGTACAATGCACATCTGCCTGCTTGTCTTCCCTAGACCCTGAATCAGGAGCCGAATCATGCCCGCAGCATCTCGCTTTTTGTCTATCACCGCTTTAGCCACCTCACTTCTCGTCGGCTGCGTCACACAGGAATCCGTTAATATGAAATCTGCGAACCCTTCTTCCGCATCCACACAATCCACACCCCTCGTCCCCCCCGCGCGTCCAGAGATCAGCACAGGCCATCTCCAAACGCTCATGCAATCCACACCAGAAAAATTCGTACCCATCCTCGCAACACCCGAAACCTTTCGTGCTCAAGCACTCCTCTCCATCATCCAACCCGATGGCTCCATCACCCGCCACGGCTACCGTCTAGATGCCGAATATTTCTATCCTGCTTCCACCATCAAAGCCTTCGCTTCTGTTGCCGCACTCATTCGCCTCCATGAACTCAATCAGCAAGACAACATCTCACTCACTCCGCAAACTCCCTTGGCGATCCATCCACTTTTCTCCGATGAAACCTACCAGTTCGAGGATGCTTTCAACCTCAACGAAGGCAAGAAGACCATCGAACACGAGATCCGCCGTACGCTACTTGTTTCTTCCAACTCCGCCTTCAATCACCTTTTCGAGTTTGTCGGTCAGCAGCGCATCAACGAACTCGCCAACGAATACGGCCTCGATCAAACCTTCTACATGCACCGCCTCGCAGAATTCCGTTCAATTGCTGAAAATCAAACCTCACCGCAAATCGATTTCCATCTCCCGAAAGATAAAATCCACACCGTTCCTGTCCGGAAAAGTTCACTCGTATTCGAAAACACGCTCCCCGGCACAAAAATCGGTGTAGGCTTCCAAAATGCCGATGGCTCCATCACTCCCGGCCCACTCGATTTTAAAAATAAAAACCGCGCCTCACTCCGTGATCTGCAAGATGTTCTCATCAAAATCGCATGCCCCAACGTCGACCTCGGCACACCTCCCTTCAAACTAACCGACGCTGACCGCCAAATTCTATTAGACGCCCTCAGCACCTACCCACTCAACTCCAAATCACCTAAATACACCAAAGAAGACATAGGCAATTGGTACGGTGACGCACAGTTCATTCCAGGCCTCCTCCGCATCGATCCCGATCGCGATAATTGGCTTGTCTACGAAAAATCCGGCCAAGCTTGGGCCACAACCCTCGAAAACGCAGTCATCATCCACAAACCCACCGGCATCACCTTCGCTCTCACTGCCTCCATCTACACCAATAAACGCAATATCCTCAACACCGATGATTACGAATACAAATTCGCCGACGCTTTCTTCGAAGACCTTGGCGAAGTCGTAGCCAAATCCCTCATCAAACAGTAAACACTCCGCAAACAGATCACTTATAAGCCTCGCCTCATCGCGAGGTTTTTTTCTGACACTTCATTTCATACCCGTCTATAATCTCGATACCCAAACACAAAGGGCGGGACATGCCTGAAGATTCACAAGAACTAAACATCCTTATCGTCGCCGACAACGCTTCCGCAACCTTCGGCGGCGAAGCCATCCTGCCGCTTCACTACTTTTCATTCCTTCGCAAGCAAAACCACAACACCCATCTCCTCGTCCACGAACGATGCAAGAATGAACTCACCGCTCTCTTCCCAAATGATCTTGATCGCCTTCACTTCATCCCCGATACTTTCCTTCACAAATTTTTCTGGCGACTCGGCATGCCCCTCCCTTATCGCATCCGCAACTTCACCACAGAGCTCATCACGAATCTCCTGACGCAATTCCTCCAACGCCGACGCGCTAAACAACTCATCAAAACCCATCAGATCAACATCGTCCACCAGCCCACGCCAGTCTCTCCCAAACAACCCTCCTTCTTATTCTCACTGGCACCAAAAAATCAAACTAAAATTATTCTTGGCCCTATGAATGGCGGTATGGACTACCCGTCTGCATTCAAATCACGTAATAAAAACGCGAAACTCGAATCCACATTCATTAAAACGGCTCGTCTATTCAGCGCTTTGGCTAACACCATCATACCCGGCAAACTCCACGTCAACCTTCTCCTCGTTGCAAACCAGCGCACCCACGACGCGCTCCCCGCCAACGTGAAACGCAAACTGCACGAGCAAATTATCCATCTCCACGAAAACGCAGTCATCCCCGAACATTGGCCACCCATCGACTGGTCATTAAAAGCATTTCCTGAAAAGCACAACAACCTCCCCACACTCAACATCGTCTTTCTAGGCCGTCTTCAATTCCTCAAAGCCGTTGACACACTCATCGACGCCATTCAACAAATCCGCGATCGCGCTCATATCACACTCCACATCATCGGCGACGGTGAAGCCCGGTCTTCCCTCGAACAGCAAACCCAGTCCCTCAATCTGACATCCCAAATTACCTTTCATGGCTTCATCCCTCAGCAACAATGCGCATCCATCCTTCAGAACGCCCACGCACTCTGCCTGCCCAGCATCCATGAATGTGGCGGCGCTGTTGTTCTCGAAGCCATGTGTATGCAGCTCCCAACCATCGTTGCCGACTGGGGCGGTCCCGCCGATTACGTCACGCCAAACACAGGCTTCAAAATCCCCGTCACCTCACGCGATACCCTCGTCATCGGCATCGCCGACGCGCTGCTCAACCTTGCCAACAATCCGTCATTGGTTCAAACCCTTGGCGAAGCAGGCCGCCAACGCGTTCTCTCCGAATTCAATTGGCCAAACAAAATCAACCAGATCCTCAACCTATATCAATCTTTAATGACAGATCAAAGATAGCCATAAACTTCAAGCCCACGACCGCTGGTCGTGGGGTGTACTTCTACTCATACTTCAATTGTCTGCAAAGCAGTCATCAATCTTAAACCTTAACATACAAAAAAGCAGGTCTTTCGACCTGCTCAGCATTCAATCATTTTTAACGATGTATCAGTTACTTCGCTTCCGCAAAGCGCCTTGAAACCTCGTTCCAGTTCACCACATCAAAGAATGACTTGATGTAGTCCGGGCGGCGGTTCTGGTAGTTCAGGTAATAAGCATGCTCCCATACGTCTAACCCAAGGATAGGTACGCAGCGGCAATCGCCATCTTTGCACCCACACTCAGACAGCCACGTTGCGTTCGCATATTCACCCATCCGAGGATTGTTCTGATTGGGTGTCGAACAAATACACAACCCGCTGCTGCAGCCACACAACCAGGCCCAGCCACTCCCAAAACGCGTTGCCGCAGCCTTCGCGAACAGCTCTTTGAACGCATCCATCGAACCAAACGATTTGTCAATCGCAGCCTTCAGCTCAGCCGACGGCTCGCCGCCCTGACCCTTCGGCGCCAATATCGTCCAGAACAACGAGTGGTTCGCATGACCCCCGCCGTTGTTAATCACCGCCGTCCGCTTCGCGTCCGGAATATTATCCAGATTGCTGATCAATTCACAGATACACTCTGGCGCCGTAATCCCCTCTAACGCCGCGTTTAAATTTGCAACATAAGCCGCATGATGCTTCCCATGATGGATCTCCATCGTCTTCGCATCAATCGCAGGTTCCAACGCATTCAATGCGTACGGTAATTCAGGCAGTTCAAAAGCCATCGTGATATCTCCTTGTGCTCAACTCAGGCGTTTGGTTTCTCGTAATGCCCCACCGCCAATCATAACGCTGAGGTGATATAAAAAACGAGTTTAGGGGTGCCAGTACCACTGGTCAAGATAGTCATCATCACACATAGGCATAACACCTAATCAGACATTAGTATCTTCTTTACACAGTAAAAACACGCTTTTTCTCGCTTGATTAACACCTAACACCCCTTAATGATTCCCTGTAAGTATATAACCAGACATAAATTTTCTTGCATACGTCTTGGTTATATGAAAATGATTCATTAATGGCAGTTGCCGGAACATCCTTTCGGCCTGACTCGTTTTAACAAGAGAAGACGCTTACCTTTTCGCGCAAGCCTTTTCGGAACGATCGAATACGTGGGGTTTTGTCAGTTCAAAACCATTCGATCCGCGTGGGTTGCAATCAACGTAGTTCAAATCGGCTCGCAGTTTCGCCGCCGATTGCAATGAGAAAGGTGTAGCTTTAATGGTTACTCGTATTACGCGCAAAGACATCCAGGAAAAAGACGCACAGAACGTTCCTAAAACCTCAACACCAAACGTTACACTCGAATATGAGGTGCCGCATCGACTCGAATTCACACCCGGCCGTCGAACCATCGGCCCCGATGAAGAGCAAACCATCCGGTATATCTTTATCAATAAATACGAATACATCGATAACGAACTCTTTAAACACAAACCCAGCATTGCTGAAAAGAAAATCTTTGTCGACGCGCCATCCATCGAACTCCCCGATACAAGCTGGTACCACCCCGTCATGGACAACTTCGTCTCTGACAGTCGTGTAAACAAAAACGTTGGCACTGTCCTCCTCACCGGTGAAGAAGAACGTATCCTCTTCATTCAGTTCAACTACTGTCGGCTTCGTGTTTGCAAAATCCGTGACAAACTCAAAAAAAATCTCGATAAACCCATCAAAACAGAAACCGCTGTCGAACTCCTCGAATGGCACAACCGCGCCGAAGCCCTCCGAGATCAAATCGCGCAAACAAACCTCGCGCTTGTTCTCGCGATGGCCAAGCGCACCCGCATGAGTGAAGTCGATTTCGCCGACCTTGTCTCCGAAGGCAACATGGCTCTCCTCCGCGCTGTCGATAAATTCGACGCCGCACGCGGCTTCAAATTCTCCACCTATGCTTGCCGTGCCATCCTCAAAGCATTCTCGCGTTCTGGCGTTAAACTCTCCAAATACCGCCAACTCTTCCCCACAGCCTTCGACCCAGCACTCGAACGCTCTAACTTTCAGGAAGAAAAGAACGCCTCTCACGAAATGGATTGCGTCGACGAGGTTCACAAAATCCTTGAGGATAACCGCGCCGAACTCTCCGACATCGAAGTCGAAGTCATCAAGCATCGTTTCGGTATCGATAAACAACCCATAGGCGACGAAGAGCCCAAAGGTATGACCCTCGAGCAAGTCGGTAAGGTCATCGGCGTGACCAAAGAACGTGTCCGCCAAATTCAAAACAAAGCCCTCGTAAAAATCCGCTCATCACTCGAAACCGACTTCCTTGAGTAAGCTCGCCTTGCGATTGCTTCAATAACATCACAGAACATTCTTCCCTCGGGCTGACTTCCCAGAAGTCAGCCTTTTTCTTCATCCCCTTCTCAATGATATAATGCATCCTTAACCGCAACCTCAACCAAAGGCCGCATCATGAGCGAACCAAGACCCGACTGGGATACCTATTTTTTAACCCTCGCCAAAGAAGTAGCCAAACGCTCACCCGATCCCTCAACCAAGCACGGCTGCGTCATCGTCGATACCGACAAACGCGTCGTCTCCACCGGTTACAACGGCCCCGTTTCCGGCCTTCCCAATGAGCTCGTCCCACTCACACGCCCCGAAAAATACGACTGGTTCATACACGCCGAAGATAACGCCGTAGCTTTCGCACGTTGCAACCTCTCCGGCGCTACCGCCTACGTCACCGGCCAGCCCTGTGCCCCATGCTTTCGCCGCCTCCTCCAAGTTGGCATCACCCGCATTGTCTTCGGTGCCGTCCAGTCCGCATGCATCAACGACAACGAAACCGAAGCATGCAAAGTCATGGCCAAAAACAAACACGTCGAAGTCGTCTGTCTCGACCAATAACCCCTCACCCGAAAAATGTCACCCCTAATTCATCCCCAAGCCCATGACCGCTGGTCATGGGGTGTCGTGCAACCTCATCCTCAATCGCCTGCAATCTACAACAACCAGCGAGCCTCCCTCCCACATAATCCTCCTTGCTCACTATTCACACACCCAGCATTTCGTTCCCCCGATAATCTTCACGGTCATCGTCACCTATCATTCGCGCTTTCTCTACATGCTTTCCGCATCTCGCCTTTAAGACGCTAACGGCCGTACCCTTATCAGCCGAGCTTTAACAATGAGGCCCTCAAGTTCTCATTTCTCTAATCAAGGGATTGTCCATGTGGTTTCGTTTCTCACACGTTACGCTCATCGCAACTGATTGGCGTAAACTCTCGCAGTTTTACGTCGATGCCCTCGGCTGCGAAATCACGTACCCCGAGATCAACCTCGCTGGCCCTTGGCTTGACTCCGCCACCGGCATCAAAAACACACGCATCCGAGGTGTCAACCTCAAACTTCCCGGTTTGGATACCGCCAAAAACGGTGGCCCCTACATGGAAATTCTTCAATACACACCCGCGAAAAAATTACAGACCGAATCTATCAACACACCAGGTTCCGGCCAAATCGCGTTTGAAGTCGAAGACGTTAAGATCGCCGCGCAAACATTAGCAAGCCTCGGCGCTTTGCCGCTCGGTAAATTCGAAAACATCTTCATGCCCGGTGTCGGCAACGTTCGGTTCCAATACTTTCATGACCCCGAAAAAAACCTCATCCAACTCATGCGGTGGGATCGAATCTAATGCTCAAATAGTTTGATCGCCGTATTAAAAAAGGCTCACACATAAACGTGTGAGCCTTTGTTTTTAAAAGTACAGATTAATACCCAAGCACCTTATCAATCCGATTGAGTACATCTTCACTCAAATCATCCATCTCCAGCACCTTCACATTTTCTTCAATCTGACTTAGCCTGCTCGCTCCAATCAACGCGCTCGTCACACGCTTGTCACGCAGTACCCATTTAAGTGACATCTGCGCCAAGCTCATCCCACATTCTTCTGCAATCGAATTCAGTTGTTGCAGTTTCCCAACCATCTCTTCCGTCACCGCACTCTCTTGCAAGAACCCATCCGGGTCAGCCGCACGCGAATCTTTAGGCACGCCATTCAAATACTTATTCGTCAACAATCCCTGAGCCAGCGGGCAGAACACTATCACCCCAAAGCCAATATCATCTGCCGCATCTAACAACCCATCCTCAATCCACCGATCCATCATGTGGTACAGCGGCTGATGAATCGTCAAAGGCACTCTCCCGCCTCTTA contains these protein-coding regions:
- a CDS encoding glycosyltransferase family 4 protein, producing the protein MPEDSQELNILIVADNASATFGGEAILPLHYFSFLRKQNHNTHLLVHERCKNELTALFPNDLDRLHFIPDTFLHKFFWRLGMPLPYRIRNFTTELITNLLTQFLQRRRAKQLIKTHQINIVHQPTPVSPKQPSFLFSLAPKNQTKIILGPMNGGMDYPSAFKSRNKNAKLESTFIKTARLFSALANTIIPGKLHVNLLLVANQRTHDALPANVKRKLHEQIIHLHENAVIPEHWPPIDWSLKAFPEKHNNLPTLNIVFLGRLQFLKAVDTLIDAIQQIRDRAHITLHIIGDGEARSSLEQQTQSLNLTSQITFHGFIPQQQCASILQNAHALCLPSIHECGGAVVLEAMCMQLPTIVADWGGPADYVTPNTGFKIPVTSRDTLVIGIADALLNLANNPSLVQTLGEAGRQRVLSEFNWPNKINQILNLYQSLMTDQR
- a CDS encoding deoxycytidylate deaminase, with amino-acid sequence MSEPRPDWDTYFLTLAKEVAKRSPDPSTKHGCVIVDTDKRVVSTGYNGPVSGLPNELVPLTRPEKYDWFIHAEDNAVAFARCNLSGATAYVTGQPCAPCFRRLLQVGITRIVFGAVQSACINDNETEACKVMAKNKHVEVVCLDQ
- a CDS encoding serine hydrolase, with the protein product MPAASRFLSITALATSLLVGCVTQESVNMKSANPSSASTQSTPLVPPARPEISTGHLQTLMQSTPEKFVPILATPETFRAQALLSIIQPDGSITRHGYRLDAEYFYPASTIKAFASVAALIRLHELNQQDNISLTPQTPLAIHPLFSDETYQFEDAFNLNEGKKTIEHEIRRTLLVSSNSAFNHLFEFVGQQRINELANEYGLDQTFYMHRLAEFRSIAENQTSPQIDFHLPKDKIHTVPVRKSSLVFENTLPGTKIGVGFQNADGSITPGPLDFKNKNRASLRDLQDVLIKIACPNVDLGTPPFKLTDADRQILLDALSTYPLNSKSPKYTKEDIGNWYGDAQFIPGLLRIDPDRDNWLVYEKSGQAWATTLENAVIIHKPTGITFALTASIYTNKRNILNTDDYEYKFADAFFEDLGEVVAKSLIKQ
- a CDS encoding sigma-70 family RNA polymerase sigma factor, with the protein product MVTRITRKDIQEKDAQNVPKTSTPNVTLEYEVPHRLEFTPGRRTIGPDEEQTIRYIFINKYEYIDNELFKHKPSIAEKKIFVDAPSIELPDTSWYHPVMDNFVSDSRVNKNVGTVLLTGEEERILFIQFNYCRLRVCKIRDKLKKNLDKPIKTETAVELLEWHNRAEALRDQIAQTNLALVLAMAKRTRMSEVDFADLVSEGNMALLRAVDKFDAARGFKFSTYACRAILKAFSRSGVKLSKYRQLFPTAFDPALERSNFQEEKNASHEMDCVDEVHKILEDNRAELSDIEVEVIKHRFGIDKQPIGDEEPKGMTLEQVGKVIGVTKERVRQIQNKALVKIRSSLETDFLE
- a CDS encoding VOC family protein, which translates into the protein MWFRFSHVTLIATDWRKLSQFYVDALGCEITYPEINLAGPWLDSATGIKNTRIRGVNLKLPGLDTAKNGGPYMEILQYTPAKKLQTESINTPGSGQIAFEVEDVKIAAQTLASLGALPLGKFENIFMPGVGNVRFQYFHDPEKNLIQLMRWDRI
- a CDS encoding superoxide dismutase; this translates as MAFELPELPYALNALEPAIDAKTMEIHHGKHHAAYVANLNAALEGITAPECICELISNLDNIPDAKRTAVINNGGGHANHSLFWTILAPKGQGGEPSAELKAAIDKSFGSMDAFKELFAKAAATRFGSGWAWLCGCSSGLCICSTPNQNNPRMGEYANATWLSECGCKDGDCRCVPILGLDVWEHAYYLNYQNRRPDYIKSFFDVVNWNEVSRRFAEAK